Proteins found in one Oryza glaberrima chromosome 4, OglaRS2, whole genome shotgun sequence genomic segment:
- the LOC127769379 gene encoding pentatricopeptide repeat-containing protein At1g09900-like, producing MPSSPSPPTLCTLLPSSSSSSSGHPHHPRQPTAAGGWLPPRLRSSGAKPPPTPRLESPTTRQQQQAPRRLLGSDRRLSALVHRGDLDAALRLVESSPRPPDAALANRLVRDLCRRGRPDDAERVVGACGPAATVVAYGALTDGYCRAGRLGDARRVVGGMPVQPNAYTYNPLIHTLCERGQVRDALSVLDDMLCRGCAPDVVTYNILLEATCKGRGYRQAMELIDLMRAEGCTPNNVTYNVLMDGMCGEGDVDDALELLRNLPSHGCKPSTVNYNTVLKGFCSAERWGDADELVTEMLRENCPPNEATFNVVIYSLCRKGLLQQAIQLLEKMSKHGCTANIVTYNAIINGLCEQRNVDGAMGLLSKMKSYGCKPDIVTYNTLLKGLCSAARWVDAEELMDNMTQNGCLPDNVTFNTLIGFLCQKGLMVDAIEVFKQMPDKGCTPNSITYSTIISGLAKATKLDQALELFNEMGHKGFNPDKIYQLLAECLNDDDTIEEAIQTVRKLQDSGISPHTVLYNAILLGLCRNGKTEFAIDIMAYMVSSGCMPDDLTYVILIEGLAYEGYLNEARELLIKLCSRDVLVNSLIKSEALLLDQNIHAS from the coding sequence AtgccttcgtcgccgtcgcctcccacCCTCTgcaccctcctcccctcctcctcctcctcctcctctggccacccccaccacccgcgccaacccaccgccgccggcgggtggCTCCCGCCGCGCCTCCGCAGCTCCGGCGCCAAGCCCCCGCCGACCCCGAGGCTCGAGAGCCCCACcacgcggcagcagcagcaggcgccgCGACGCCTCCTCGGGTCCGACCGCCGCCTCAGCGCGCTCGTCCACCGCGGGGACCTCGACGCGGCGCTCCGCCTCGTCGAGTCCTCCCCGCGCCCGCCCGACGCGGCGCTCGCCAACAGGCTCGTCCGCGACCtctgccgccgcggccgccccgACGACGCCGAGCGCGTCGTCGGGGCCTGCGGgccggccgccaccgtcgtcgcgtACGGCGCCCTCACCGACGGGTACTGCCGCGCGGGGCGGCTCGGGGACGCGCGGCGCGTCGTGGGGGGCATGCCCGTGCAGCCCAACGCGTACACCTACAACCCGCTCATCCACACGCTCTGCGAGCGTGGCCAGGTCAGGGACGCGCTCTCGGTGCTCGACGATATGCTCTGCCGCGGGTGCGCCCCCGACGTCGTCACCTACAACATCCTCCTCGAGGCGACGTGCAAGGGGAGGGGGTACCGGCAGGCCATGGAGTTGATCGACCTGATGCGCGCCGAGGGGTGCACGCCGAACAACGTGACGTATAATGTCCTCATGGATGGTATGTGCGGAGAAGGTGATGTGGATGACGCCCTCGAGTTATTGAGAAACTTGCCCTCTCATGGTTGCAAGCCGAGTACTGTCAACTACAACACTGTCTTGAAGGGCTTCTGCAGTGCCGAGAGGTGGGGAGATGCCGATGAGCTTGTAACAGAGATGCTCCGAGAGAATTGTCCCCCGAATGAAGCAACGTTCAATGTGGTCATTTATTCATTGTGTCGGAAAGGACTGCTCCAGCAGGCAATCCAGCTTCTAGAGAAAATGTCAAAGCATGGGTGCACGGCAAATATTGTCACCTATAATGCCATCATCAACGGCCTCTGCGAGCAAAGGAATGTGGATGGTGCTATGGGGTTGCTAAGCAAGATGAAATCTTATGGTTGTAAACCTGATATTGTCACCTACAACACTCTATTGAAGGGGTTGTGTAGTGCAGCGCGATGGGTGGATGCTGAAGAGCTAATGGATAACATGACCCAAAATGGTTGCCTCCCAGATAATGTGACATTCAACACACTGATTGGTTTCTTGTGTCAAAAAGGGTTGATGGTCGATGCTATTGAAGTATTTAAGCAAATGCCTGACAAAGGTTGTACTCCGAATTCGATCACTTACAGTACAATAATAAGTGGGCTTGCCAAGGCTACTAAGCTGGATCAAGCCCTTGAGTTATTCAATGAAATGGGCCACAAAGGATTCAACCCAGATAAAATTTATCAGTTATTAGCTGAGTGTCTGAATGATGATGATACAATTGAGGAAGCAATTCAGACTGTTCGCAAACTGCAGGATTCAGGCATATCACCTCACACTGTGCTCTACAATGCAATCCTCCTAGGACTTTGTAGAAATGGCAAAACAGAGTTTGCTATTGATATCATGGCTTATATGGTGTCTAGTGGTTGCATGCCTGATGACTTGACTTACGTCATACTCATTGAAGGTCTGGCATACGAGGGCTATTTGAATGAGGCAAGAGAATTGCTAATCAAGTTGTGCTCTAGAGATGTTCTTGTTAACAGCTTGATCAAGAGTGAAGCTCTGTTGTTAGATCAAAATATCCACGCTTCTTGA